A section of the Meles meles chromosome 8, mMelMel3.1 paternal haplotype, whole genome shotgun sequence genome encodes:
- the SNX19 gene encoding sorting nexin-19 isoform X2, whose product MKAETVSSVQEAPAGSSWNLSNLLSSRKLMAVGIVLCWLLVIHFLVSVWLLCLLSALLAVLGGWLGSNAIVGASGRLHLERFIPVATCPPNPEAERQLEQEIDRTIQMIMRDFVSSWYRTVSQEPAFEEEMEAAMRGLVQELRRRMGMVDTHALAQRVLTLCGCHLQSYIQAKEALAGKQSGTIEPSQVWEAYCRAAAPHPAVQSVTTEVTYTRGIVNLLLQGLVPKPHLETRTGRYVVVELITCNVILPLISRLSDPDWIHLVLVGIFSKARNNPTAVVKSTSPASSLEKPSVPTSLPLIVEVQSLPEVRAPSPAAAPVLLNCSEPDGPSHHSPEVEEGREAIEGELGGMPEERKVGNNSSHFLQPDIRGPLFLCEDTELESPLSELSKETIMLMTPGKFLSDRIQDALCALEGPQSLESKDIEGSEGIEGAEPEEGPRPETETGLLVSMLTSCPEIHIDTADKEVEQGDVTSLTALLTDPERTCLPRPSGLEKDLTNDVSSVDPSLPQVLLSSSPTGPLTSATFSFEPLSSPDGPVVIQNLRITGTITAREHSGTGFHPYTLYTVKYETALDGENSSGLQQMAYHTVNRRYREFLNLQTRLEEKSDLRKFIKNVKGPKKLFPDLPFGNMDSDRVEARKSLLESFLKQLCAIPEIANSEEMQEFLALNTDARIAFVKKPFMVSRIDKMVVSAIVDTLKTAFPRSEPQSPTEELSEAETETKPQTEGKKPSKSRLRFSSSKIAPALNITEAPEKILYGLQEGNVESEILSTSVMESFIEKQTKLLEMQPAEAPGKDPEQIPKGCMDGYLSDAAVPAQDLCNGDPGAETELADTALDLLLLLLMEQWRWLCTENMQKVLHLVFGTLVQRWLEVQVANLTCPQRWVQYLQLLQESIWPGGVLPKCPRPVRTQEQKVAAEEQALQSLMGILPGT is encoded by the exons ATGAAGGCGGAGACCGTGTCCTCGGTACAAGAGGCTCCAGCTGGGTCGAGCTGGAACCTCAGTAACCTGCTGAGTAGCCGGAAGCTGATGGCTGTGGGGATTGTGCTCTGCTGGCTCCTGGTCATCCACTTTCTGGTCAGTGTGTGGCTCCTATGCCTTTTGTCCGCATTGCTAGCGGTGCTGGGAGGATGGCTGGGCTCAAACGCCATTGTGGGGGCTTCAGGTCGATTGCACCTGGAACGCTTCATCCCAGTGGCCACCTGCCCTCCAAACCCTGAGGCAGAGAGGCAACTGGAACAGGAGATCGACCGCACCATCCAAATGATTATGCGGGACTTTGTGTCATCGTGGTATCGCACTGTGAGCCAGGAGCCAGCCTttgaggaagaaatggaggctgCCATGAGAGGGTTGGTCCAGGAGCTCCGGAGGAGGATGGGCATGGTGGACACTCATGCTCTTGCACAGAGGGTTCTGACTCTCTGCGGTTGTCACCTGCAGAGCTATATTCAGGCCAAGGAAGCCCTGGCTGGGAAGCAGAGTGGTACCATTGAGCCCTCCCAGGTCTGGGAGGCTTACTGCCGAGCTGCTGCCCCACATCCTGCTGTACAGAGCGTCACCACTGAGGTCACCTATACACGTGGCATTGTAAATTTGTTGCTTCAAGGACTAGTGCCAAAGCCCCACTTGGAGACCCGGACCGGTCGCTATGTCGTGGTGGAACTCATTACTTGCAATGTAATCTTACCACTGATTAGCAGGCTGTCAGATCCTGACTGGATCCACCTTGTACTTGTGGGCATCTTTTCCAAGGCCAGAAATAATCCGACAGCAGTGGTTAAATCGACTTCCCCGGCCAGTTCCCTGGAAAAGCCCTCAGTGCCCACATCTCTGCCACTGATTGTTGAGGTACAGAGCCTCCCGGAAGTGAGAGCCCCTTCTCCAGCAGCAGCGCCAGTGCTACTAAACTGTAGTGAGCCAGACGGGCCTTCCCACCACTCCCCAGAAGTTGAAGAAGGCCGTGAAGCAATAGAGGGAGAACTGGGGGGCATgccagaagagagaaaagtaggAAACAACTCATCTCATTTCCTGCAGCCAGATATTCGAGGCCCTTTGTTTTTATGTGAAGACACAGAGCTGGAGTCTCCATTGTCTGAGCTGAGCAAGGAAACCATCATGCTCATGACCCCCGGCAAGTTCCTCTCTGATAGGATTCAGGATGCCCTGTGTGCCCTGGAGGGTCCCCAGTCTCTGGAGTCTAAGGATATTGAGGGATCCGAAGGAATTGAGGGAGCAGAGCCCGAGGAGGGTCCAAGACCAGAAACAGAGACAGGGCTGCTGGTCTCCATGCTGACTTCCTGCCCAGAGATCCACATTGACACCGCGGACAAGGAAGTGGAACAAGGAGATGTCACCTCTCTTACAGCTTTGCTGACAGATCCAGAAAGGACCTGCCTCCCACGACCCTCAGGCTTAGAAAAGGATCTCACCAATGACGTGAGCTCCGTAGATCCTAGTCTGCCACAGGTTCTGCTTTCCTCTTCTCCAACCGGTCCTCTCACCTCAGCCACCTTCAGCTTTGAGCCCCTGAGCAGTCCAGATGGCCCAGTTGTCATCCAGAACCTTCGTATCACTGGTACCATTACTGCTCGAGAGCACAGTGGCACTGGATTCCACCCATACACACTCTACACAGTGAAG TATGAGACGGCCCTGGATGGTGAGAACAGCAGTGGCCTGCAGCAGATGGCCTATCACACTGTGAATCGCCGCTACCGCGAGTTCCTGAATCTACAGACTCGTCTGGAGGAGAAATCAGATCTCCGAAAGTTCATCAAAA acgtGAAGGGTCCTAAAAAGCTCTTTCCAGATCTTCCATTTGGCAACATGGATAGTGACAGAGTAGAAGCCCGAAAGAGCCTCCTGGAATCCTTTCTAAAG CAACTCTGTGCCATTCCAGAGATCGCTAACAGTGAGGAGATGCAGGAGTTCCTTGCTCTGAACACAGATGCTCGTATTGCCTTTGTCAAGAAACCATTCATGGTGTCCAGAATAGACAAG ATGGTGGTAAGTGCTATCGTGGATACACTGAAGACAGCATTTCCTCGCTCCGAACCCCAGAGCCCCACAGAAGAGCTGagtgaggcagagacagaaaccAAGCCCCAGACAGAAGGCAAGAAGCCCAGCAA GTCCAGATTGAGGTTCTCCTCCAGTAAGATTGCTCCAGCACTGAATATCACTGAGGCACCTGAGAAGATTCTCTATGGTCTCCAGGAAGGCAATGTG GAGTCAGAAATCCTATCCACGTCTGTGATGGAATCCTTTATTGAAAAACAGACAAAGTTATTAGAAATGCAGCCAGCAGAAGCCCCAGGAAAAGATCCAGAACAAATCCCTAAAGGTTGTATGGATGGTTACTTGTCCGATGCAGCTGTGCCCGCCCAAGATCTCTGCAATGGTGATCCAG GAGCAGAGACAGAGCTAGCTGACACAGCCCTAGATCTGCTCCTCTTGCTGCTGATGGAACAGTGGAGATGGCTATGTACAGAAAACATGCAGAAAGTTCTTCATCTTGTATTTGGGACCTTAGTTCAGAG GTGGCTAGAGGTGCAAGTGGCTAATCTAACATGTCCACAGCGCTGGGTGCAGTACCTCCAGCTTCTTCAGGAGTCCATCTGGCCTGGTGGGGTTTTACCGAAGTGCCCACGGCCTGTGAGGACCCAGGAGCAGAAAGTGGCTGCTGAAGAACAGGCCTTGCAGAGCCTGATGGGAATCCTGCCAG GCACTTGA
- the SNX19 gene encoding sorting nexin-19 isoform X1 translates to MKAETVSSVQEAPAGSSWNLSNLLSSRKLMAVGIVLCWLLVIHFLVSVWLLCLLSALLAVLGGWLGSNAIVGASGRLHLERFIPVATCPPNPEAERQLEQEIDRTIQMIMRDFVSSWYRTVSQEPAFEEEMEAAMRGLVQELRRRMGMVDTHALAQRVLTLCGCHLQSYIQAKEALAGKQSGTIEPSQVWEAYCRAAAPHPAVQSVTTEVTYTRGIVNLLLQGLVPKPHLETRTGRYVVVELITCNVILPLISRLSDPDWIHLVLVGIFSKARNNPTAVVKSTSPASSLEKPSVPTSLPLIVEVQSLPEVRAPSPAAAPVLLNCSEPDGPSHHSPEVEEGREAIEGELGGMPEERKVGNNSSHFLQPDIRGPLFLCEDTELESPLSELSKETIMLMTPGKFLSDRIQDALCALEGPQSLESKDIEGSEGIEGAEPEEGPRPETETGLLVSMLTSCPEIHIDTADKEVEQGDVTSLTALLTDPERTCLPRPSGLEKDLTNDVSSVDPSLPQVLLSSSPTGPLTSATFSFEPLSSPDGPVVIQNLRITGTITAREHSGTGFHPYTLYTVKYETALDGENSSGLQQMAYHTVNRRYREFLNLQTRLEEKSDLRKFIKNVKGPKKLFPDLPFGNMDSDRVEARKSLLESFLKQLCAIPEIANSEEMQEFLALNTDARIAFVKKPFMVSRIDKMVVSAIVDTLKTAFPRSEPQSPTEELSEAETETKPQTEGKKPSKSRLRFSSSKIAPALNITEAPEKILYGLQEGNVESEILSTSVMESFIEKQTKLLEMQPAEAPGKDPEQIPKGCMDGYLSDAAVPAQDLCNGDPGAETELADTALDLLLLLLMEQWRWLCTENMQKVLHLVFGTLVQRWLEVQVANLTCPQRWVQYLQLLQESIWPGGVLPKCPRPVRTQEQKVAAEEQALQSLMGILPDIVVEILGVNRCRLSWSLVLESLQQPLINRHLIYCLWDIILEFLDLSASVEESTITTSASDTPGNSKRMGVSP, encoded by the exons ATGAAGGCGGAGACCGTGTCCTCGGTACAAGAGGCTCCAGCTGGGTCGAGCTGGAACCTCAGTAACCTGCTGAGTAGCCGGAAGCTGATGGCTGTGGGGATTGTGCTCTGCTGGCTCCTGGTCATCCACTTTCTGGTCAGTGTGTGGCTCCTATGCCTTTTGTCCGCATTGCTAGCGGTGCTGGGAGGATGGCTGGGCTCAAACGCCATTGTGGGGGCTTCAGGTCGATTGCACCTGGAACGCTTCATCCCAGTGGCCACCTGCCCTCCAAACCCTGAGGCAGAGAGGCAACTGGAACAGGAGATCGACCGCACCATCCAAATGATTATGCGGGACTTTGTGTCATCGTGGTATCGCACTGTGAGCCAGGAGCCAGCCTttgaggaagaaatggaggctgCCATGAGAGGGTTGGTCCAGGAGCTCCGGAGGAGGATGGGCATGGTGGACACTCATGCTCTTGCACAGAGGGTTCTGACTCTCTGCGGTTGTCACCTGCAGAGCTATATTCAGGCCAAGGAAGCCCTGGCTGGGAAGCAGAGTGGTACCATTGAGCCCTCCCAGGTCTGGGAGGCTTACTGCCGAGCTGCTGCCCCACATCCTGCTGTACAGAGCGTCACCACTGAGGTCACCTATACACGTGGCATTGTAAATTTGTTGCTTCAAGGACTAGTGCCAAAGCCCCACTTGGAGACCCGGACCGGTCGCTATGTCGTGGTGGAACTCATTACTTGCAATGTAATCTTACCACTGATTAGCAGGCTGTCAGATCCTGACTGGATCCACCTTGTACTTGTGGGCATCTTTTCCAAGGCCAGAAATAATCCGACAGCAGTGGTTAAATCGACTTCCCCGGCCAGTTCCCTGGAAAAGCCCTCAGTGCCCACATCTCTGCCACTGATTGTTGAGGTACAGAGCCTCCCGGAAGTGAGAGCCCCTTCTCCAGCAGCAGCGCCAGTGCTACTAAACTGTAGTGAGCCAGACGGGCCTTCCCACCACTCCCCAGAAGTTGAAGAAGGCCGTGAAGCAATAGAGGGAGAACTGGGGGGCATgccagaagagagaaaagtaggAAACAACTCATCTCATTTCCTGCAGCCAGATATTCGAGGCCCTTTGTTTTTATGTGAAGACACAGAGCTGGAGTCTCCATTGTCTGAGCTGAGCAAGGAAACCATCATGCTCATGACCCCCGGCAAGTTCCTCTCTGATAGGATTCAGGATGCCCTGTGTGCCCTGGAGGGTCCCCAGTCTCTGGAGTCTAAGGATATTGAGGGATCCGAAGGAATTGAGGGAGCAGAGCCCGAGGAGGGTCCAAGACCAGAAACAGAGACAGGGCTGCTGGTCTCCATGCTGACTTCCTGCCCAGAGATCCACATTGACACCGCGGACAAGGAAGTGGAACAAGGAGATGTCACCTCTCTTACAGCTTTGCTGACAGATCCAGAAAGGACCTGCCTCCCACGACCCTCAGGCTTAGAAAAGGATCTCACCAATGACGTGAGCTCCGTAGATCCTAGTCTGCCACAGGTTCTGCTTTCCTCTTCTCCAACCGGTCCTCTCACCTCAGCCACCTTCAGCTTTGAGCCCCTGAGCAGTCCAGATGGCCCAGTTGTCATCCAGAACCTTCGTATCACTGGTACCATTACTGCTCGAGAGCACAGTGGCACTGGATTCCACCCATACACACTCTACACAGTGAAG TATGAGACGGCCCTGGATGGTGAGAACAGCAGTGGCCTGCAGCAGATGGCCTATCACACTGTGAATCGCCGCTACCGCGAGTTCCTGAATCTACAGACTCGTCTGGAGGAGAAATCAGATCTCCGAAAGTTCATCAAAA acgtGAAGGGTCCTAAAAAGCTCTTTCCAGATCTTCCATTTGGCAACATGGATAGTGACAGAGTAGAAGCCCGAAAGAGCCTCCTGGAATCCTTTCTAAAG CAACTCTGTGCCATTCCAGAGATCGCTAACAGTGAGGAGATGCAGGAGTTCCTTGCTCTGAACACAGATGCTCGTATTGCCTTTGTCAAGAAACCATTCATGGTGTCCAGAATAGACAAG ATGGTGGTAAGTGCTATCGTGGATACACTGAAGACAGCATTTCCTCGCTCCGAACCCCAGAGCCCCACAGAAGAGCTGagtgaggcagagacagaaaccAAGCCCCAGACAGAAGGCAAGAAGCCCAGCAA GTCCAGATTGAGGTTCTCCTCCAGTAAGATTGCTCCAGCACTGAATATCACTGAGGCACCTGAGAAGATTCTCTATGGTCTCCAGGAAGGCAATGTG GAGTCAGAAATCCTATCCACGTCTGTGATGGAATCCTTTATTGAAAAACAGACAAAGTTATTAGAAATGCAGCCAGCAGAAGCCCCAGGAAAAGATCCAGAACAAATCCCTAAAGGTTGTATGGATGGTTACTTGTCCGATGCAGCTGTGCCCGCCCAAGATCTCTGCAATGGTGATCCAG GAGCAGAGACAGAGCTAGCTGACACAGCCCTAGATCTGCTCCTCTTGCTGCTGATGGAACAGTGGAGATGGCTATGTACAGAAAACATGCAGAAAGTTCTTCATCTTGTATTTGGGACCTTAGTTCAGAG GTGGCTAGAGGTGCAAGTGGCTAATCTAACATGTCCACAGCGCTGGGTGCAGTACCTCCAGCTTCTTCAGGAGTCCATCTGGCCTGGTGGGGTTTTACCGAAGTGCCCACGGCCTGTGAGGACCCAGGAGCAGAAAGTGGCTGCTGAAGAACAGGCCTTGCAGAGCCTGATGGGAATCCTGCCAG aTATTGTGGTAGAAATCCTTGGGGTGAACAGATGCCGGCTGAGCTGGAGTCTAGTCTTGGAGTCACTGCAGCAACCCCTTATCAACAG GCACTTGATTTACTGCCTTTGGGACATCATCCTGGAATTCTTGGATCTCAGTGCCTCTGTGGAGGAGTCAACCATAACCACCTCTGCCTCAGATACCCCAGGCAACTCCAAGAGAATGGGTGTCTCCCCTTAG
- the SNX19 gene encoding sorting nexin-19 isoform X3 yields MKAETVSSVQEAPAGSSWNLSNLLSSRKLMAVGIVLCWLLVIHFLVSVWLLCLLSALLAVLGGWLGSNAIVGASGRLHLERFIPVATCPPNPEAERQLEQEIDRTIQMIMRDFVSSWYRTVSQEPAFEEEMEAAMRGLVQELRRRMGMVDTHALAQRVLTLCGCHLQSYIQAKEALAGKQSGTIEPSQVWEAYCRAAAPHPAVQSVTTEVTYTRGIVNLLLQGLVPKPHLETRTGRYVVVELITCNVILPLISRLSDPDWIHLVLVGIFSKARNNPTAVVKSTSPASSLEKPSVPTSLPLIVEVQSLPEVRAPSPAAAPVLLNCSEPDGPSHHSPEVEEGREAIEGELGGMPEERKVGNNSSHFLQPDIRGPLFLCEDTELESPLSELSKETIMLMTPGKFLSDRIQDALCALEGPQSLESKDIEGSEGIEGAEPEEGPRPETETGLLVSMLTSCPEIHIDTADKEVEQGDVTSLTALLTDPERTCLPRPSGLEKDLTNDVSSVDPSLPQVLLSSSPTGPLTSATFSFEPLSSPDGPVVIQNLRITGTITAREHSGTGFHPYTLYTVKYETALDGENSSGLQQMAYHTVNRRYREFLNLQTRLEEKSDLRKFIKNVKGPKKLFPDLPFGNMDSDRVEARKSLLESFLKQLCAIPEIANSEEMQEFLALNTDARIAFVKKPFMVSRIDKMVVSAIVDTLKTAFPRSEPQSPTEELSEAETETKPQTEGKKPSKSRLRFSSSKIAPALNITEAPEKILYGLQEGNVESEILSTSVMESFIEKQTKLLEMQPAEAPGKDPEQIPKGCMDGYLSDAAVPAQDLCNGDPGAETELADTALDLLLLLLMEQWRWLCTENMQKVLHLVFGTLVQRYCGRNPWGEQMPAELESSLGVTAATPYQQALDLLPLGHHPGILGSQCLCGGVNHNHLCLRYPRQLQENGCLPLAIKVTHPFFEGRERRVVLPPRDQSGACALCNWTVAQKTRVPGAQFSPSFIPQGR; encoded by the exons ATGAAGGCGGAGACCGTGTCCTCGGTACAAGAGGCTCCAGCTGGGTCGAGCTGGAACCTCAGTAACCTGCTGAGTAGCCGGAAGCTGATGGCTGTGGGGATTGTGCTCTGCTGGCTCCTGGTCATCCACTTTCTGGTCAGTGTGTGGCTCCTATGCCTTTTGTCCGCATTGCTAGCGGTGCTGGGAGGATGGCTGGGCTCAAACGCCATTGTGGGGGCTTCAGGTCGATTGCACCTGGAACGCTTCATCCCAGTGGCCACCTGCCCTCCAAACCCTGAGGCAGAGAGGCAACTGGAACAGGAGATCGACCGCACCATCCAAATGATTATGCGGGACTTTGTGTCATCGTGGTATCGCACTGTGAGCCAGGAGCCAGCCTttgaggaagaaatggaggctgCCATGAGAGGGTTGGTCCAGGAGCTCCGGAGGAGGATGGGCATGGTGGACACTCATGCTCTTGCACAGAGGGTTCTGACTCTCTGCGGTTGTCACCTGCAGAGCTATATTCAGGCCAAGGAAGCCCTGGCTGGGAAGCAGAGTGGTACCATTGAGCCCTCCCAGGTCTGGGAGGCTTACTGCCGAGCTGCTGCCCCACATCCTGCTGTACAGAGCGTCACCACTGAGGTCACCTATACACGTGGCATTGTAAATTTGTTGCTTCAAGGACTAGTGCCAAAGCCCCACTTGGAGACCCGGACCGGTCGCTATGTCGTGGTGGAACTCATTACTTGCAATGTAATCTTACCACTGATTAGCAGGCTGTCAGATCCTGACTGGATCCACCTTGTACTTGTGGGCATCTTTTCCAAGGCCAGAAATAATCCGACAGCAGTGGTTAAATCGACTTCCCCGGCCAGTTCCCTGGAAAAGCCCTCAGTGCCCACATCTCTGCCACTGATTGTTGAGGTACAGAGCCTCCCGGAAGTGAGAGCCCCTTCTCCAGCAGCAGCGCCAGTGCTACTAAACTGTAGTGAGCCAGACGGGCCTTCCCACCACTCCCCAGAAGTTGAAGAAGGCCGTGAAGCAATAGAGGGAGAACTGGGGGGCATgccagaagagagaaaagtaggAAACAACTCATCTCATTTCCTGCAGCCAGATATTCGAGGCCCTTTGTTTTTATGTGAAGACACAGAGCTGGAGTCTCCATTGTCTGAGCTGAGCAAGGAAACCATCATGCTCATGACCCCCGGCAAGTTCCTCTCTGATAGGATTCAGGATGCCCTGTGTGCCCTGGAGGGTCCCCAGTCTCTGGAGTCTAAGGATATTGAGGGATCCGAAGGAATTGAGGGAGCAGAGCCCGAGGAGGGTCCAAGACCAGAAACAGAGACAGGGCTGCTGGTCTCCATGCTGACTTCCTGCCCAGAGATCCACATTGACACCGCGGACAAGGAAGTGGAACAAGGAGATGTCACCTCTCTTACAGCTTTGCTGACAGATCCAGAAAGGACCTGCCTCCCACGACCCTCAGGCTTAGAAAAGGATCTCACCAATGACGTGAGCTCCGTAGATCCTAGTCTGCCACAGGTTCTGCTTTCCTCTTCTCCAACCGGTCCTCTCACCTCAGCCACCTTCAGCTTTGAGCCCCTGAGCAGTCCAGATGGCCCAGTTGTCATCCAGAACCTTCGTATCACTGGTACCATTACTGCTCGAGAGCACAGTGGCACTGGATTCCACCCATACACACTCTACACAGTGAAG TATGAGACGGCCCTGGATGGTGAGAACAGCAGTGGCCTGCAGCAGATGGCCTATCACACTGTGAATCGCCGCTACCGCGAGTTCCTGAATCTACAGACTCGTCTGGAGGAGAAATCAGATCTCCGAAAGTTCATCAAAA acgtGAAGGGTCCTAAAAAGCTCTTTCCAGATCTTCCATTTGGCAACATGGATAGTGACAGAGTAGAAGCCCGAAAGAGCCTCCTGGAATCCTTTCTAAAG CAACTCTGTGCCATTCCAGAGATCGCTAACAGTGAGGAGATGCAGGAGTTCCTTGCTCTGAACACAGATGCTCGTATTGCCTTTGTCAAGAAACCATTCATGGTGTCCAGAATAGACAAG ATGGTGGTAAGTGCTATCGTGGATACACTGAAGACAGCATTTCCTCGCTCCGAACCCCAGAGCCCCACAGAAGAGCTGagtgaggcagagacagaaaccAAGCCCCAGACAGAAGGCAAGAAGCCCAGCAA GTCCAGATTGAGGTTCTCCTCCAGTAAGATTGCTCCAGCACTGAATATCACTGAGGCACCTGAGAAGATTCTCTATGGTCTCCAGGAAGGCAATGTG GAGTCAGAAATCCTATCCACGTCTGTGATGGAATCCTTTATTGAAAAACAGACAAAGTTATTAGAAATGCAGCCAGCAGAAGCCCCAGGAAAAGATCCAGAACAAATCCCTAAAGGTTGTATGGATGGTTACTTGTCCGATGCAGCTGTGCCCGCCCAAGATCTCTGCAATGGTGATCCAG GAGCAGAGACAGAGCTAGCTGACACAGCCCTAGATCTGCTCCTCTTGCTGCTGATGGAACAGTGGAGATGGCTATGTACAGAAAACATGCAGAAAGTTCTTCATCTTGTATTTGGGACCTTAGTTCAGAG aTATTGTGGTAGAAATCCTTGGGGTGAACAGATGCCGGCTGAGCTGGAGTCTAGTCTTGGAGTCACTGCAGCAACCCCTTATCAACAG GCACTTGATTTACTGCCTTTGGGACATCATCCTGGAATTCTTGGATCTCAGTGCCTCTGTGGAGGAGTCAACCATAACCACCTCTGCCTCAGATACCCCAGGCAACTCCAAGAGAATGGGTGTCTCCCCTTAGCCATTAAAGTTACTCACCCATTCTTTGAAGGCCGGGAAAGGAGGGTTGTTTTGCCACCCCGCGACCAGTCAGGAGCCTGTGCCCTCTGCAACTGGACTGTAGCTCAGAAGACCAGGGTCCCAGGGGCACAGTTCTCCCCCAGCTTTATTCCACAGGGCAGGTGA